From the bacterium genome, one window contains:
- the gatC gene encoding Asp-tRNA(Asn)/Glu-tRNA(Gln) amidotransferase subunit GatC: MSKLTHDEVERIARLAYISLPENEVLAVTEKLQAILGFVEQLQAVDMADVEPTSQVTGLVDVVRDDVVERCDIPRAELLARAPMHEDGQIRVKRVIR; encoded by the coding sequence ATGAGTAAGCTTACCCACGATGAAGTTGAGCGTATCGCGCGACTTGCCTATATATCACTGCCTGAGAATGAGGTACTTGCGGTCACCGAAAAATTGCAGGCGATTCTTGGCTTCGTTGAGCAGTTGCAAGCAGTAGATATGGCTGATGTGGAGCCAACCAGTCAGGTGACGGGGCTTGTTGATGTTGTGCGTGATGATGTTGTTGAGCGTTGTGATATCCCGCGCGCTGAACTGCTGGCGCGTGCGCCGATGCATGAAGACGGTCAGATACGTGTGAAGCGGGTGATTCGATGA
- the gatA gene encoding Asp-tRNA(Asn)/Glu-tRNA(Gln) amidotransferase subunit GatA, whose protein sequence is MALESGEVTAEALVQEHIERMEQADPKIHAVLTSLAEQALEQARDIDRRRQTGEELGGLAGIPFTAKDMFLLRDVRMTAASKMLDSFFAPYTGTAIGKLLEADAVCIAKVNQDEFAQGSSTEFSAYGATKNPRDLERVPGGTSGGSAAALAAGIGLFSIGTDTGGSIRQPAAYCGVVGVKPTYGLVSRYGVVAVVSSFDTIGPLAHTVDDAKLVLSIMAGRDRHDATTIEVADDHFDTPITKQPRVAILQEYMDGLSPEMTAVYDRALDQLRESGWDIESVSLKNIGLALPAYYILNPAEISSNLERYDGIRYGSSDQSADNLLVTYTQTRGSFFGPEVARRIMTGTYVLSAGYYDAYYKKAMQARTLIREDFEQAFANYDVLIGPTTPSAAFKLGEHTSDPVAMYLEDIMTVAANLAGIPALSLPIEGPDELPAGLQIMAAQRGEAVLFDVAGRFERQLATQLKAVKL, encoded by the coding sequence ATGGCGCTTGAGTCGGGCGAAGTAACTGCCGAGGCCTTGGTGCAGGAGCATATCGAACGCATGGAGCAAGCTGATCCAAAAATCCATGCTGTCCTCACGTCGTTAGCGGAGCAGGCGCTTGAGCAGGCTCGAGATATCGATCGGCGTCGCCAGACTGGCGAAGAGCTCGGTGGCTTAGCCGGTATCCCATTTACGGCGAAGGATATGTTTTTATTGCGTGACGTGCGCATGACTGCCGCGAGCAAAATGCTCGATAGCTTTTTTGCGCCCTATACGGGTACAGCGATTGGAAAATTGCTCGAAGCTGACGCAGTTTGTATCGCCAAAGTTAATCAAGATGAATTCGCGCAAGGCAGCTCGACCGAGTTTTCGGCCTATGGCGCGACAAAGAACCCTCGTGATCTCGAGCGAGTGCCTGGTGGTACTTCTGGCGGCTCGGCAGCAGCACTTGCGGCTGGGATTGGTCTATTTTCGATCGGCACAGATACGGGCGGTAGTATTCGCCAGCCAGCAGCGTATTGCGGTGTGGTAGGCGTGAAGCCGACATATGGACTTGTGAGTCGCTATGGCGTGGTCGCGGTTGTAAGTTCGTTTGACACGATTGGGCCTTTGGCGCACACAGTAGATGATGCCAAGCTGGTGCTTTCGATCATGGCAGGACGTGATCGACATGACGCGACGACGATTGAAGTAGCCGATGATCATTTTGACACGCCTATTACCAAGCAGCCACGCGTAGCGATATTGCAGGAATATATGGACGGACTATCGCCAGAAATGACCGCAGTGTACGATCGTGCACTTGATCAGTTGCGCGAGTCTGGCTGGGATATTGAGTCGGTGAGCCTGAAGAATATCGGGCTAGCGCTGCCAGCGTATTATATTCTCAACCCTGCGGAAATTTCCTCAAATCTCGAACGGTATGATGGTATTCGGTATGGTTCAAGCGATCAATCGGCCGATAACTTGCTTGTGACTTACACGCAAACTCGTGGTTCATTCTTTGGCCCAGAAGTGGCTCGACGTATTATGACCGGCACCTATGTGCTCTCGGCTGGGTACTATGACGCGTATTACAAGAAAGCGATGCAAGCTCGCACGTTGATCCGAGAGGATTTTGAGCAGGCGTTTGCAAACTATGACGTACTGATTGGTCCAACCACTCCATCGGCTGCATTCAAGCTTGGTGAGCACACCAGTGACCCGGTGGCTATGTATTTGGAAGACATTATGACGGTGGCGGCAAATCTCGCGGGTATCCCTGCGCTATCGTTGCCGATCGAAGGCCCCGATGAATTACCGGCTGGTTTACAGATTATGGCTGCTCAGCGCGGTGAGGCAGTGCTGTTTGATGTGGCTGGACGATTTGAGCGGCAGCTGGCGACACAGTTGAAGGCGGTGAAACTATGA
- the gatB gene encoding Asp-tRNA(Asn)/Glu-tRNA(Gln) amidotransferase subunit GatB, translating into MSKFMPTIGIEIHVQLATKSKMFCGCDNDSVHAEPNTNVCPVCLGYPGALPVPNKHAVELAIRLGYGLNATIREHTKFDRKNYFYPDSPKGYQITQFDQPIIENGSVEILIDGTFKRIGIERAHLEEDAGKLTHPAGKDYSLVDLNRAGTPLLEIVSRPDMHTPQEARRYLQEIYAIATSLGVTHGDMQHGNMKFDLNVSVSDSAERLGTRTELKNLNSFRNAERALTYEIARQIEVLEGGGVIEQETRGWDDAKGQTFSQRSKEEAHDYRYFPEPDIPPLVITEQMREAQREHVGVLPIDLRRELVEIGLNIDEQDVLIGQPHTSALFAEVRDESNPKLTRKLLSHLIGPYQAYLKSLSTEAVDITQLKPNFTAEQLVTLVEKELDGSLSSSMAKQVFQKMCEAGEDPVSIIEREGLSQMSDESALQAMIEKLITDNPQAVSDFKAGNEKALGFFVGQIMKETQGQANPQTANTLLRTMLDKA; encoded by the coding sequence ATGAGCAAGTTTATGCCGACTATTGGCATCGAAATTCACGTCCAGCTCGCGACCAAGTCGAAGATGTTTTGTGGCTGCGACAACGATTCGGTGCACGCCGAGCCAAATACTAATGTGTGCCCAGTCTGCCTTGGATATCCCGGGGCTTTGCCGGTACCAAATAAGCATGCAGTAGAGTTGGCAATTCGTTTGGGGTATGGGCTAAACGCGACAATACGTGAGCACACCAAATTTGATCGCAAGAATTATTTTTATCCTGACAGCCCGAAAGGATATCAGATTACGCAGTTTGATCAGCCGATTATAGAAAACGGTTCCGTCGAAATTTTGATTGACGGAACCTTCAAGCGGATTGGCATTGAGCGAGCTCATCTTGAGGAAGACGCTGGCAAATTAACTCATCCAGCCGGCAAGGACTATTCGCTAGTCGACCTGAATCGCGCAGGCACTCCGCTCTTGGAGATCGTTTCTCGACCCGATATGCATACCCCGCAAGAGGCTCGTCGCTATCTGCAAGAGATCTACGCGATTGCTACCAGTCTCGGCGTCACGCACGGCGATATGCAGCATGGCAATATGAAATTTGATCTCAATGTCTCAGTTTCGGATAGCGCAGAGAGGCTTGGTACACGCACTGAGCTTAAGAATCTCAACTCTTTCCGTAATGCCGAGCGGGCTTTGACGTACGAAATTGCGCGACAGATTGAAGTGCTTGAGGGAGGCGGCGTAATCGAGCAAGAGACCCGCGGCTGGGATGACGCGAAGGGGCAGACTTTCTCTCAGCGCAGTAAGGAAGAAGCCCACGACTATCGGTACTTCCCTGAGCCCGATATTCCGCCACTCGTTATTACTGAGCAGATGCGTGAGGCGCAGCGTGAGCATGTTGGGGTGTTGCCCATCGATTTGCGACGTGAGCTCGTGGAGATTGGCTTAAATATCGATGAGCAGGATGTACTTATTGGACAGCCACACACGAGCGCACTATTTGCTGAAGTGCGCGATGAATCGAATCCTAAGCTCACTCGTAAGCTTCTAAGTCATCTCATTGGCCCATATCAAGCCTATCTCAAGAGTCTGTCTACTGAAGCGGTCGATATAACGCAACTGAAGCCCAACTTTACGGCCGAGCAGTTGGTGACGTTGGTCGAAAAAGAACTTGATGGATCGCTCTCAAGCAGTATGGCGAAGCAGGTATTTCAGAAGATGTGCGAAGCTGGTGAAGACCCCGTGTCAATTATCGAGCGTGAAGGCTTAAGTCAGATGTCTGACGAGTCTGCGCTACAGGCAATGATTGAGAAACTTATCACCGACAACCCTCAGGCAGTCTCTGACTTTAAGGCAGGCAACGAAAAGGCGCTTGGGTTTTTTGTCGGGCAAATCATGAAAGAAACTCAGGGCCAGGCGAACCCGCAGACCGCAAATACGCTCTTGCGCACTATGCTCGACAAAGCATAA